The nucleotide window ATCTCCCAAGAACAAGCACACCGCCCACGGTCGGGTTCCCCGACCATGTGGAGAAGCCCTTTGTGCGTTCACCACCGAAGGCGGTAGCTTTTTAAAGTCTAATTTCTATCAAACTTGAATCGTTTTTAATTAAGGAGAAAAACCATGTCAAATATTAACACCAAGCTTGAAATGACTGCTACAAAACAAGTCCTGTTTGAAGATTTAAACAATAAAGATGCCGAAACAGTTAGCGGCGGCGCGGTCGAAAAATTTACCATTTATAATCAAACCAACGGCGGACGAAATCCTTACACGGTAGATGGAACTAGAACAAGTCGTCCCTATGGTAACTCGGAGTGGACTACTGGAAAAGGAGGAATTATTAAGTTCGACTATGATTATGGTCGGTCGGGAGTCCAACAGCGTACATACGATCTATCCGATGGACGTAAGTATGCGTTTAGATATGACACAAGGACTTCTTATGCAGACGATATCGATCTCTATGACATAACTTAGAGCCAGCTAAGGTTTAACCTAGCAATTTAATCTCGAATATGGCGAGAGAGCATCAAAAATTTTTGACAAAACTTTTTGATGCTCTCTTCATTTCTCGCCGCCATTTTAGCTTACCAACAATTGAAGCGCGATCGCTCTAAAACTTTCTCGATTTTAACTTTCGTCGTTAGGTTGTTAGAGACAAAATATATTCTCTTCTATCTTTATCTCTGCGTCAATCTTGCACACTCTATTTATTTTATGACGCAACAAAAATTTCTTTCCCTATTTATTCTCGATCGCTTTTTAGACTTAAGTTCATAAATAAAAAATACTCTCGAACCACTATAAAAGCTCGTTTTAAAACTATCGCTAAGACTTTCAACTCTATAAAAACTGCGACCGAACAAATTATCTAGACGAACGCTATTTGATAACTACCAGTCTGCTTTACTCAGCAAAAGTCCTTTACATTGAACCGTTTGATCGAGCAAATGACCCAACCCAATCTATCTAATAATAATGAAATATCAAACAGTTCTCCAACACAGTGAAGAAGATTGTGGTGCTGCCTGCATCGCCACGGTTGCCAAACATCACGGACGCACCTTTGCCATCGGTCGCATTCGCGAAGCAGTAGGCACGGGTTCGCGAGGAACTACTCTGCTAGGCTTGAGTCGAGGAGCAGAAGTCTTTGGATTTAACGCTCGTCAAGTCAAAGCCAATGCTCAAATTATCGATCGCATCAATGAAGTACCCCTGCCAGCCATTATTCACTGGAAAGGCTACCATTGGGTGGTTTTATACGGCAAAAAAGGCAAAAAATACGTTGTTGCCGATCCTGGCGTAGGCATCCGTCACCTTACTCACCGAGAGTTGTTTGAAGGTTGGGGTAATGGCATCATGCTGCTATTGACACCAGATGACAGTCGTTTTTACGAACAAGAAAACGACAAAGTTGGGGGTTTTGGTAGATATATTCAACGGGTTTGGCCCTATCGTAATATTCTATTCTTAGCAATTCTCATCAACTGTGCCATCGGACTGCTTTCTCTAGCTTCGCCGATAATGATGCAGTTACTTACTGATGACGTATTGGTAAGAGGCGATACTCAACTGCTGACTACTTTAGCGATCGCTGTTATTTTGATGAACTTGTTTCGCAGTGGGGTTAGTTTAGTCCAATCACATTTAATCGGACACTTCGGTCAGAAATTACAGTTGGGACTAATTCTCGAATACGGACGCAAACTACTCCACTTGCCCTTATCTTACTTTGAAGGACGACGCAGTGGAGAAGTAGTCAGTCGTATTGCCGATGTCAATGCTATTAATGCCTTAGTTTCGGAGATAGTTTTGGGTTTACCCAGTCAATTCTTTATTGCCATAATTTCCCTAGCTGTGATGATTGTCTACAGTTGGGAATTAACTCTAGCTTCTATTGGTGCTTTTGTAATTGTCACTTTAATCAACCTGCTATTTCTTCCTGCCTTACGGCGCAAAACTCGCAACCAGATTGTCTTGGGTACAGAAAACCAAGGCTTTTTAGTAGAAACTTTTCGTGGCGTGCAGGTACTTAAAACTACCCAAGCCACTCCTCAAGCTTGGGAAGAATATCAAAGCAACTATGGTCGCCTTGCTAACCTGGGCTGGAGTACGATGAAGCTGGGACTATACAGCAGTAGCATTACGGGCATTCTTTCTACTTTTACTTCTATTAGCATCCTTTGGTTGGGTAGCTACTTAGTAATCAATCAAAGTTTATCCATCGGTCAACTGCTGGCATTTAACGGCATGAGTGGCAACTTTCTCGGTTTCTTAGGTGCAGCAATTGGCTTAATTGATGAGTTTATTACCGCACAGGTGGTTATTCAACGTTTGACCGAAGTAATTGATGCTACCCCAGAAGACGAAAAAGATTTCCAAAAGCCTTGGGCGGAAATTTCTGGCAATGCCGATATTACTTGTAATAAGCTCAATTTTCATCATGCTGGCAGAGTCGATCTTTTAGAAGATTTTTCTGTAACTATTCCTGGAGGAAAAGTCATCGCTTTGATCGGTCAATCTGGCTGTGGTAAGAGTACCCTTGCCAAACTCTTAGCTGGCTTATATTCTTCTCAATCTGGCAACGTTCGCTATGATGCTTATAACCAGCAAGACCTTTCTTTAGAATGCTTGCGTCAGCAGATAGTGCTGGTGCCACAAGAACCACATTTTTGGAGTCGTTCGATTCTGGAAAACTTTCGCTTTAGCTATCCACAAGTTACTTTCGAGCAAATTGTTAACGCTTGCCAAATTGCTGGTGCTGACGAATTTATCAGCGAACTACCAGATAAGTATCAAACAGTTTTAGGAGAATTTGGTGCAAATCTATCTGGCGGACAAAAGCAAAGATTGGCAATTGCCAGGGCAATTGTTACCGACCCACCAGTTTTAATTTTAGATGAATCGACAGGTGCTCTCGATCCAGTTGGTGAAGCTAAGGTATTAGAACAATTGCTTGAATGCCGACAGGGCAAGACCACGATTATGATTAGCCATCGCCCTAAAGTAATTCAACGCGCCGATTGGATTATTATGCTCGAAACAGGCAAACTAAAAATTCAAGGTACTCCAGAAGATCTAGGTTCTGTGGCTGGCGAACATTTAAATTTCTTAGACAATATTGTCCCCTCAACTCATAATTTGCTACTCAAATCCTCTAGTTTTTCTACTAATGGCATTTCCGCTAACGGTAACGCTAAAGCAGCCAATGTAAACCACACTTAATTAGAACCATGTTAACCAACCCCCCGCCAGGCTTTTTACCCCAATTACAAGAAAACGAATTTTTACCCCCCATCGGACGCTGGATTATCTTTGGTGGTGTGTTTGTCGTCACTACTGTCGGACTTACTGTTCCTCTGTCTTCTGTAGCTAAATACAAAGAAACTGTCAAAGCTCCAGCTAGTCTGCGTCCTGCGGGTGAATTACGTATCGTTCAGGCAGCAACTCCAGGCACGATTACCGAGTTGAGAGTTAGAGAAAATCAACCAGTCAAACAGGGAGACATTATCGCTATTGTAGACGGTTCCCGTTTGGAAACCAAACAGACACAGTTAGAAGACAATATCAGACAATCAAAATTGCAGCTTCAGCAAATTCAAGCTCAAATTGCCGCTCAAAACAACCGTATATTAGCAGAACAAGATCGCCTCAATCGTGCTGTTACCTCTGCCAATGCCGAATTAGACCGCCGCCAGAGAGAATATCAAAACTTGATGATTACTACTGCTGCTGAAGTAGAAGAAGCAGAAGCCAATCTTGAATTGGCTGCTGAAGAATTAAATCAGGCACAAACAGACCTAATTACCGCCACTGCCGACTGGAACTCTAGTAAAGCTGAATTAAGTGCCGCTGTAGCCAAACGCAATCGCTATCAGACTATTGCTGATTCGGGAGCCCTGTCGCGCGATCATTTAGAAGAAGCAAAACTAAGTGTAGTGCAACTACAACAACAAGTTTATGGCAAACAGGCAGCTATTAAAAGACAACAACAGGAAATAACTCGCCGAGAACTCGCAGTGGCTGCGGTACAGGCAAGAAACAATAGTGTTCGAGCCGCTCTCAACCCCAGTGATGCCGAAGTGGCGATCGCCCGTAGTAATATTGCCCAGGAACGAGCAGTAGGCAGAGCTACTATTGCCAACCTACATAAAGAGCAGCAGGCTTTAGAGCAACAGCGCATCGAACTACAAAATCAGATCGAGCGCGACAAGAGCGAACTACAGCAAGTAAAAAGAGAATTAGAACAGAGTATTATTACCGCCACTGCGGACGGTACGATTTTTCAACTCAATCTCCGCAATACAGGTCAAACGGTAGTAGCAGGAGATAAAATCGCCCAAATTGCGCCTGAAGATGCTACTTTAACGCTTAAAGCGATGGTTTCTGCCAAAGAAATTGGCAAAATTAAAACCAATCAAACTACCAGCACCAAAATTTCTGCCTGTCCTTATCCCGACTATGGCACGCTAAAAGGAACGGTAACAAAAATTGCCCCAGATGCGATCGCCCCACAAACCGACAATGCTAGAGGTGCTACTCAAGCTAATATTCCAAGTGGTAAAGCCTTTTATGAGGTAGCGATCGCCCCTGAAACTAATGTTCTCCAACGCCAGCAGCATCAATGTCTGCTTCAGTCGGGAATGGAAGGTACGACCGATATTATCACCAGAGAAGAAACCGTTCTAAAATTCTTGCTTAGAAAAGCCAAGCTTTTGACAAATATTTAGGCAGAAAAATGGAAAGTGTCAGTACTGAGATGTAACCGTTCATTTCCCGGTTGTGTCGCAAAAACGGCGGAAATAGAAGGTTGGTGTCATATGGTGCAGCCTGTGGCTGAAATCGTTTTTGCGTATGCTTTCTAGCTTGCCAATTACTGTTTCCAACTTGACCCAAATTTTTGACTGATTGATAAGTTTTTCGACCACCAACTCAGACCAATTACTAAGGCGATAATTAGATGAGTCGGAAGCAGACGGTTACGCTTTTGTTGACTATTTGTTTCTGAGATTGCCTCATCAATAGCTTGATGGGACATGATTAATTCCAAGGCAGGAAATATTTCACTTACTTGGATTTTTGGAGCAATAAGAGTTAAAGGTTGGAGTTCCATACGATTTTGGGGACGAATACTCTCATTAACTCATCTTTTTAGCTTAACCGAACAGTATTGCTAAAGGACTAGCTTCGCGTGACGCGAACTTCTAATCCTTTAGGACGCGGAGCGGTATACCACAAGGGTACAATGTGCTTTAGCATTAGCCCTAAAGGATTCGCTTCGCATCTCGCCTGGAGGCGCGTCCGTGGGCGGAGCCCAATCGCCTAAAAATTACTCTATCTAAAAGTAGGCAAAACAATTGAATGTATTATACACTATACAGGTATCTTGTATAGATTAATATAATATCTATAGTTAAGTATCTTATATATGCCTATTATGTTATTAATTGATAAGAGTCTTGTGTTAAATAGCGAAAGTCATCCTGTTTTTTTGTTTCATTTAATTTCAACTAAACTGATAGCTTGTTTATCTGGCGTTATAATTTATTATCGACAAGAATCTTATCGAATATGCAAGGTTATAAAACTGACGATAGCTGTTTAATAGCTATTTTTAAATCGAGCCGAGATAGCTGGAAAAACAAGTGTGCTTTTAGGATTTTGAGATAACTCCAGTCTATTTTGCCACTCTAGTTTTTATTTATAGGTTTGTTGTTGTTCTTGCCTCATCTTTCGCGATCGCGGACGAGGTATTTTTTTAAGTTTGGCTCTTTAGCTGATAGCGAACTATTCGATGTACCGTTAAATAGCCTATCTCTAACCCGAACAACTGGGTCAACCAAGAATGAATGCCTCGATAACTTTTAAAACCTTTTGGCTGAGATAATTTTTCCTGAAGTTGCTCTAAAACTTTCCCCTTAATCTTAGGTTTGATTTCAGGTGCTACTTTCACTTCTAGCAATCTAGTTAACCCCCCTTGCTGATACTTTTTTAGCCATCGGTAAATAGTAGATTCGTTTCGAGCTAATCTGTGAGCTAGTTCTTGACGGCTTTTTACTTGACCACTTTTGAGCCAATAGAGCATTATGCAGTCGTTCTTTTTCTTGACCCTTTTTCTGGTGTTTAAGCTGCTGTTTAAGCTCTTCGACATATTTCTACTTTCAGTTGATTACCCATGAAAATTCATCTTGCACTTCTGTGTTCTTAATTTAGTGCATTGCCTCTAAGAATTGGTATTATTCAATTCACGCTAGAATGTTGGTTTTTGTCTTTGCTTAAAATATCTCCTATTTCTTCTGCTTTTTTATGTAAGACCTCTGCTGAAAAGCTATATATAGCTGCATTTTAAAAATAGCGCTCGCTATCTACTATACAGATACTGTTTTAACCCAACAGCTTAGGTTAAAATACAGTAATGGCTACTGTACTGAAAATAGATGGATACATAGTTAGGATTTGGTCTAACGACCATTTACCTCGTCACGTCCATGTATTCAAAGGTAATGGCGAATGCGTAATTAATCTCGTGGGTGAAGGTGGCAATCCAGAACTACGAGAGTTTTACCAAATGAAGCATAAGGAAGTAGCCAAGGCAATCAAAATAGTTGCCGAAAACCAGGAGAAATTAATCCAGGCGTGGATTTCCATTCACAAGGCATAAAATAAATGGCACAGTTAACCGACCAACAGATAGAAGCGCAAATCGATGCTGCGATCGCCCGTCAATCTCAAATCGATGCAGTAGAGCCTAGAGCTAACAAAGTGTTATTTGATGACGGTAGATTTACTGTTTGCTTTAACAATGGTGCGACTTTCTCGTTTTTAGCCGAATCTACAGAGGCGATTGCCGCACTGCCAACGGAAATATTAGCCGCAGTTGAACTTACTCCATCAGGGAAGGGGCTGAGATGGGATAAGCCAGATATAGATTTGAGTATTCAAGGTTTGCTACTTGGTATCTTTGGCAGTAAC belongs to Coleofasciculaceae cyanobacterium and includes:
- a CDS encoding transposase domain-containing protein — protein: MELQPLTLIAPKIQVSEIFPALELIMSHQAIDEAISETNSQQKRNRLLPTHLIIALVIGLSWWSKNLSISQKFGSSWKQ
- a CDS encoding DUF4160 domain-containing protein encodes the protein MATVLKIDGYIVRIWSNDHLPRHVHVFKGNGECVINLVGEGGNPELREFYQMKHKEVAKAIKIVAENQEKLIQAWISIHKA
- a CDS encoding DUF2442 domain-containing protein, with amino-acid sequence MAQLTDQQIEAQIDAAIARQSQIDAVEPRANKVLFDDGRFTVCFNNGATFSFLAESTEAIAALPTEILAAVELTPSGKGLRWDKPDIDLSIQGLLLGIFGSNVWISEIGSRGGSSTSERKKAASKANGAKGGRPKKPTLH
- a CDS encoding HlyD family efflux transporter periplasmic adaptor subunit — protein: MLTNPPPGFLPQLQENEFLPPIGRWIIFGGVFVVTTVGLTVPLSSVAKYKETVKAPASLRPAGELRIVQAATPGTITELRVRENQPVKQGDIIAIVDGSRLETKQTQLEDNIRQSKLQLQQIQAQIAAQNNRILAEQDRLNRAVTSANAELDRRQREYQNLMITTAAEVEEAEANLELAAEELNQAQTDLITATADWNSSKAELSAAVAKRNRYQTIADSGALSRDHLEEAKLSVVQLQQQVYGKQAAIKRQQQEITRRELAVAAVQARNNSVRAALNPSDAEVAIARSNIAQERAVGRATIANLHKEQQALEQQRIELQNQIERDKSELQQVKRELEQSIITATADGTIFQLNLRNTGQTVVAGDKIAQIAPEDATLTLKAMVSAKEIGKIKTNQTTSTKISACPYPDYGTLKGTVTKIAPDAIAPQTDNARGATQANIPSGKAFYEVAIAPETNVLQRQQHQCLLQSGMEGTTDIITREETVLKFLLRKAKLLTNI
- a CDS encoding peptidase domain-containing ABC transporter, producing the protein MKYQTVLQHSEEDCGAACIATVAKHHGRTFAIGRIREAVGTGSRGTTLLGLSRGAEVFGFNARQVKANAQIIDRINEVPLPAIIHWKGYHWVVLYGKKGKKYVVADPGVGIRHLTHRELFEGWGNGIMLLLTPDDSRFYEQENDKVGGFGRYIQRVWPYRNILFLAILINCAIGLLSLASPIMMQLLTDDVLVRGDTQLLTTLAIAVILMNLFRSGVSLVQSHLIGHFGQKLQLGLILEYGRKLLHLPLSYFEGRRSGEVVSRIADVNAINALVSEIVLGLPSQFFIAIISLAVMIVYSWELTLASIGAFVIVTLINLLFLPALRRKTRNQIVLGTENQGFLVETFRGVQVLKTTQATPQAWEEYQSNYGRLANLGWSTMKLGLYSSSITGILSTFTSISILWLGSYLVINQSLSIGQLLAFNGMSGNFLGFLGAAIGLIDEFITAQVVIQRLTEVIDATPEDEKDFQKPWAEISGNADITCNKLNFHHAGRVDLLEDFSVTIPGGKVIALIGQSGCGKSTLAKLLAGLYSSQSGNVRYDAYNQQDLSLECLRQQIVLVPQEPHFWSRSILENFRFSYPQVTFEQIVNACQIAGADEFISELPDKYQTVLGEFGANLSGGQKQRLAIARAIVTDPPVLILDESTGALDPVGEAKVLEQLLECRQGKTTIMISHRPKVIQRADWIIMLETGKLKIQGTPEDLGSVAGEHLNFLDNIVPSTHNLLLKSSSFSTNGISANGNAKAANVNHT
- a CDS encoding helix-turn-helix domain-containing protein — its product is MSKSLNSSLNTRKRVKKKNDCIMLYWLKSGQVKSRQELAHRLARNESTIYRWLKKYQQGGLTRLLEVKVAPEIKPKIKGKVLEQLQEKLSQPKGFKSYRGIHSWLTQLFGLEIGYLTVHRIVRYQLKSQT